Within Methanocella sp., the genomic segment AAGGCGCTGGAGGGCCATGGCCACGCCTTCGCGGACACGCCACCGGGGATCCGATGCAAGCTCACGTATCACTTTAAATTTCTTAACATCGCCGTCAGCCAGCAGCCTTCCCATGCCGACTGTGCCGCAAAAGGCCAGGAATTCATACGGCGAATTAACAGGAGCCTTATCCGGCGTGAACGATAATAAATGCTCGAACAGCTTTTCGTTGCCCCAGTCGGCTACCGCCTGGCCGAGCTCTATGTTCCCCCTTGGGCCGGGAAGTCCCGACTCTTTCAAGAGGTACGCGTCGATGTCCCCGACTCTGTCAAGGGACTCCTTATAAGATCCTATCTTAGACATAAAAATAAAAAAGTGAGGCTTGAAGCCCCGATTTTGCCTATATGATGCTCGACACGAAGATGAAGTACAGGGCGAATACGAACGCCACGATCCACATGACGGGGTGTACTTCTCTCCACTTGCCCGAGGCGACCTTTATGATGCAGTAGGATATGAACCCAAAGCCTATGCCCTTCGAGATACTGAAGGTAAAGACCATGCCCACGATGGTCAGGAAGGCCGGGAGAGCGTCCTCAAGCTTGTCCCATGGGATGTCCTTGACCAGGGTTAGCATCATAAAGCCGACGACGATCAGGGCGGGAGCCGTTGCCGCGCTGGGGATCAAATATGCCAGCGGTACGAACAGCATGGCCACCAGGAACAGGATCGCCGTCACGACGGACGCCAGACCTGTCCGGCCACCCGCACCCACGCCCGACGCGCTTTCCACGTAAGTCGTGTTCGAGCTGCAGCCCATGAAGCCGCCGATCATGGCCGCCAGGGAGTCCACTGCCAGGACCTCCTTAAGGCCGGGCAGCTTACCGTCCTTATCCAGCAGGCCCGCCTGTCCGCCAACGGCGACCACGGTGCCCATGGTGTCGAAGAAGTCGACCATGCCCAGGGCAAAGACCAGCGTGATCAGCGGGAGGATGCCTATGCTGAGGGCCCCCACGAAGTCGACCTGGCCGACTGTAGAGAGCGTTGCCGCGCTCGGCAGCTCGATGATGGAGCCGCCCCATGATGGCAGGTTCGACGCGCCTGCGGGCAGCGCTGCCCCGGCCACGGCCGGAACGTCCGGATTGCCGAAGACGTTGAAGGCAATGCCCATGGAGTTCGCCGCGAAGCAGGCGATCAGCGCGATGATCGATGTCAGTATGATGCCATACAGGATATTACCCTTAATTTTCAGGGCCATCAAAACCATAATGATAAAAAGTCCGACAAGCGACATGATCACGACGGGGTTCGACATACTGCCAAAGCCGATATACGTGGCCGCGTTGGCGATCATCAGCCCCGAGTCCTTGAACCCGATGAACGCGATGAACAGGCCTATGGCCACGCCGATCGCGATCTTGAGCGACGCCGGGATAGAGTCCATGACCAGTTCTCTCAGGTTCGTCAGCACCAGCAGGAGGATGACGAAGCCTTCTATGACGATCAAGGCCATGGCGATCTGCCAGGATAAGTGCATGCCGATGCATATGCCGTACGTCACGACGGCGTTCAGGCCCATGCCCGGCGCCAGCGCAAACGGGTACCTGGCGAAGATGCCCATGAGCAGCGTCGATGTCGCCGCCGCCAGGCACGTAGCCACCAGCAATGCCCCGAAATATTCCTTAC encodes:
- a CDS encoding NCS2 family permease, with the protein product MLRWLSLYEQPQKKTTEGAAPKSFLDSYFHISERNSDVKTEIIAGVTTFMTMAYIIVVNPGILSAAMGKEYFGALLVATCLAAATSTLLMGIFARYPFALAPGMGLNAVVTYGICIGMHLSWQIAMALIVIEGFVILLLVLTNLRELVMDSIPASLKIAIGVAIGLFIAFIGFKDSGLMIANAATYIGFGSMSNPVVIMSLVGLFIIMVLMALKIKGNILYGIILTSIIALIACFAANSMGIAFNVFGNPDVPAVAGAALPAGASNLPSWGGSIIELPSAATLSTVGQVDFVGALSIGILPLITLVFALGMVDFFDTMGTVVAVGGQAGLLDKDGKLPGLKEVLAVDSLAAMIGGFMGCSSNTTYVESASGVGAGGRTGLASVVTAILFLVAMLFVPLAYLIPSAATAPALIVVGFMMLTLVKDIPWDKLEDALPAFLTIVGMVFTFSISKGIGFGFISYCIIKVASGKWREVHPVMWIVAFVFALYFIFVSSII